A window from Branchiostoma lanceolatum isolate klBraLanc5 chromosome 9, klBraLanc5.hap2, whole genome shotgun sequence encodes these proteins:
- the LOC136441448 gene encoding ral guanine nucleotide dissociation stimulator-like 1 isoform X3: MGSLGCQGFVEGENSREWGEEKEDGVIYTVSLKKVRHQTTSTSLQSDTEDIKKLTHGENWFQPLQWETMKLRTLKAGTVERLVENLAPEDVEDQDTNSMHLNVFLATYRAFTTADQVLDILFRRYKEYKECRRRGENGKDSRHDVCRIIQSVLCIWMDIYQDDFDDPPAYRLLHRVLEFAESHMSDGELARHTRHKLDRLRRNEALKGQQKISVPNGHHLTGSEDVLFIENSDSERPLELDTISVQTMADQLTYMDAELFKKVVPHHCLGSVWSRRDKKCKSTTDAPTVKATIAQFNAVSFLVIATILRNTSISTEDRVRIIEKWVDIAQECRILKNFSSLKAIISGLQSNPIYRLSETWAAVSKEKSDEYEELCTIFSEENNQMTWREILVKEGTAKYADTSKSQLKHVRKENMQKIQAQRLSGVMQGTVPYLGTFLTDLMMLDTAMPDTVDTNLINFEKKKKEFEVLAQIQLLQKTAQNYNIMPEPRFKAWFDSVEHLRYEESYRLSCEVQPLSESMSPPAQSSGKERSLRKRISRLFSTSDWETSSANSNTSQSEDRVSETSMPDSPDSLMPEKMSASSSSSSLTSLEMSTSPYKAYDSSSNCVIRVSLSGESDNIYKSVLLTHQDHTPGVIKSLMTKFNLEAAEAEEYKLVQKLPDGELQIPDHGNCFYAINQSVEPNFILRKKSEEGELHRKSKKRTTLRKLMEVVTTQS; encoded by the exons ATGGGGTCTTTGGGATGTCAAGGTTTtgtggag gGGGAGAACAGTCGAGAGTGGGGGGAGGAGAAAGAGGATGGAGTCATCTACACAGTCAGTCTCAAGAAGGTTCGACACCAGACAACTAGCACTTCTCTACAG TCTGACACTGAGGATATAAAG AAACTAACTCACGGGGAAAATTGGTTTCAACCTCTACAGTGGGAGACGATGAAGCTGCGGACGCTGAAGGCGGGGACCGTGGAGAGGCTGGTGGAGAACCTGGCACCGGAAGACGTGGAGGACCAAGACACAAACTCCATGCACCTCAACGTCTTCTTGGCTACTTACCGAGCCTTCACCACAGCAGACCAAGTCTTAGATATTCTCTTTAGAAG ATATAAAGAATACAAGGAATGTAGAAGAAGAGGGGAAAATGGAAAAGACAGCAGACACGATGTTTGTAG AATAATCCAGTCAGTGCTGTGTATCTGGATGGACATCTACCAGGACGACTTTGACGACCCGCCGGCGTACCGGCTGCTGCACCGCGTGCTGGAGTTTGCCGAGTCGCACATGTCAGACGGGGAGCTGGCACGACACACGAGACACAAGCTGGACAGACTCCGCAGGAACGAGGCTCTCAAGGGGCAGCAGAAAATATCAg TACCAAACGGTCACCACTTGACCGGTAGTGAGGATGTGTTGTTCATCGAGAACTCAGACTCAGAACGGCCGCTAGAATTGGACACCATCTCTGTGCAGACCATGGCAGACCAACTCACGTACATGGATGCG GAGTTGTTTAAGAAAGTCGTGCCTCATCACTGCCTGGGCTCCGTCTGGTCGCGGCGAGACAAGAAGTGCAAGAGTACAACAGACGCGCCCACGGTCAAGGCGACCATCGCTCAGTTCAACGCTGTTTCCTTCCTTGTGATCGCCACCATCTTAAGAAACACTAGCATCTCTACAGAAGACAGAGTTAGGATCATCGAGAAGTGGGTAGACATAGCACAG GAGTGTAGAATTCTGAAGAACTTCTCTTCTCTCAAAGCCATCATCTCTGGTCTGCAGTCTAACCCCATCTACAGACTGTCAGAGACGTGGGCAGCAGTGTCAAA GGAGAAGTCAGATGAGTACGAGGAACTATGCACCATTTTCTCAGAAGAAAATAACCAGATGACGTGGAGAGAGATCCTTGTTAAG gAGGGGACAGCTAAGTATGCAGACACCAGTAAGAGCCAGCTGAAACATGTCAGAAAAGAGAACATGCAGAAAATACAGGCACAGAGATTATCG GGTGTGATGCAGGGCACAGTGCCATATTTGGGGACGTTCCTGACAGACCTCATGATGTTAGACACAGCCATGCCAGACACAGTCGACACAAACCTCATCAACtttgagaagaagaaaaag GAGTTTGAAGTGTTGGCCCAGATCCAGCTCCTACAGAAGACGGCACAGAACTACAACATCATGCCTGAGCCCAGGTTCAAGGCCTGGTTCGACAGTGTGGAGCATCTTAGATATGAGGAGAG TTACCGGTTGTCGTGTGAGGTCCAGCCCCTGTCAGAGTCCATGTCTCCCCCCGCCCAGTCCAGTGGGAAGGAGCGCAGTCTCAGGAAGAGAATCAGCAG ATTGTTCAGTACGAGTGACTGGGAGACCAGCAGTGCCAACTCCAACACGTCCCAGTCTGAGGACAGAGTCAGCGAGACCAGCATGCCAGACTCTCCTGACAGCCTCATGCCTGAGAAG ATGTCagcctcctcttcctcctcgtCGCTGACGTCCCTGGAGATGTCGACCTCCCCATACAAGGCGTATGATTCGTCTAGTAACTGCGTCATCCGCGTCAGTCTGAGCGGGGAGTCCGACAACATATACAAGAGTGTGCTG CTGACCCACCAGGACCACACACCCGGGGTGATCAAGAGCCTGATGACCAAGTTTAACCTGGAGGCTGCGGAGGCTGAGGAATACAAGCTCGTCCAGAAGCTGCCTGATGGAG AATTGCAGATTCCAGACCATGGCAACTGTTTCTACGCCATCAACCAGTCTGTAGAGCCCAACTTCATCCTGAGGAAGAAGTCAGAAGAGGGCGAGTTGCACAGAAAGTCCAAGAAGCGCACAACCTTGAGAAAACTCATGGAGGTCGTGACAACTCAGTCTTAG
- the LOC136441448 gene encoding ral guanine nucleotide dissociation stimulator-like 1 isoform X7 yields the protein MKTPRSRESFDKIGENSREWGEEKEDGVIYTVSLKKVRHQTTSTSLQSDTEDIKWETMKLRTLKAGTVERLVENLAPEDVEDQDTNSMHLNVFLATYRAFTTADQVLDILFRRYKEYKECRRRGENGKDSRHDVCRIIQSVLCIWMDIYQDDFDDPPAYRLLHRVLEFAESHMSDGELARHTRHKLDRLRRNEALKGQQKISVPNGHHLTGSEDVLFIENSDSERPLELDTISVQTMADQLTYMDAELFKKVVPHHCLGSVWSRRDKKCKSTTDAPTVKATIAQFNAVSFLVIATILRNTSISTEDRVRIIEKWVDIAQECRILKNFSSLKAIISGLQSNPIYRLSETWAAVSKEKSDEYEELCTIFSEENNQMTWREILVKEGTAKYADTSKSQLKHVRKENMQKIQAQRLSGVMQGTVPYLGTFLTDLMMLDTAMPDTVDTNLINFEKKKKEFEVLAQIQLLQKTAQNYNIMPEPRFKAWFDSVEHLRYEESYRLSCEVQPLSESMSPPAQSSGKERSLRKRISRLFSTSDWETSSANSNTSQSEDRVSETSMPDSPDSLMPEKMSASSSSSSLTSLEMSTSPYKAYDSSSNCVIRVSLSGESDNIYKSVLLTHQDHTPGVIKSLMTKFNLEAAEAEEYKLVQKLPDGELQIPDHGNCFYAINQSVEPNFILRKKSEEGELHRKSKKRTTLRKLMEVVTTQS from the exons gGGGAGAACAGTCGAGAGTGGGGGGAGGAGAAAGAGGATGGAGTCATCTACACAGTCAGTCTCAAGAAGGTTCGACACCAGACAACTAGCACTTCTCTACAG TCTGACACTGAGGATATAAAG TGGGAGACGATGAAGCTGCGGACGCTGAAGGCGGGGACCGTGGAGAGGCTGGTGGAGAACCTGGCACCGGAAGACGTGGAGGACCAAGACACAAACTCCATGCACCTCAACGTCTTCTTGGCTACTTACCGAGCCTTCACCACAGCAGACCAAGTCTTAGATATTCTCTTTAGAAG ATATAAAGAATACAAGGAATGTAGAAGAAGAGGGGAAAATGGAAAAGACAGCAGACACGATGTTTGTAG AATAATCCAGTCAGTGCTGTGTATCTGGATGGACATCTACCAGGACGACTTTGACGACCCGCCGGCGTACCGGCTGCTGCACCGCGTGCTGGAGTTTGCCGAGTCGCACATGTCAGACGGGGAGCTGGCACGACACACGAGACACAAGCTGGACAGACTCCGCAGGAACGAGGCTCTCAAGGGGCAGCAGAAAATATCAg TACCAAACGGTCACCACTTGACCGGTAGTGAGGATGTGTTGTTCATCGAGAACTCAGACTCAGAACGGCCGCTAGAATTGGACACCATCTCTGTGCAGACCATGGCAGACCAACTCACGTACATGGATGCG GAGTTGTTTAAGAAAGTCGTGCCTCATCACTGCCTGGGCTCCGTCTGGTCGCGGCGAGACAAGAAGTGCAAGAGTACAACAGACGCGCCCACGGTCAAGGCGACCATCGCTCAGTTCAACGCTGTTTCCTTCCTTGTGATCGCCACCATCTTAAGAAACACTAGCATCTCTACAGAAGACAGAGTTAGGATCATCGAGAAGTGGGTAGACATAGCACAG GAGTGTAGAATTCTGAAGAACTTCTCTTCTCTCAAAGCCATCATCTCTGGTCTGCAGTCTAACCCCATCTACAGACTGTCAGAGACGTGGGCAGCAGTGTCAAA GGAGAAGTCAGATGAGTACGAGGAACTATGCACCATTTTCTCAGAAGAAAATAACCAGATGACGTGGAGAGAGATCCTTGTTAAG gAGGGGACAGCTAAGTATGCAGACACCAGTAAGAGCCAGCTGAAACATGTCAGAAAAGAGAACATGCAGAAAATACAGGCACAGAGATTATCG GGTGTGATGCAGGGCACAGTGCCATATTTGGGGACGTTCCTGACAGACCTCATGATGTTAGACACAGCCATGCCAGACACAGTCGACACAAACCTCATCAACtttgagaagaagaaaaag GAGTTTGAAGTGTTGGCCCAGATCCAGCTCCTACAGAAGACGGCACAGAACTACAACATCATGCCTGAGCCCAGGTTCAAGGCCTGGTTCGACAGTGTGGAGCATCTTAGATATGAGGAGAG TTACCGGTTGTCGTGTGAGGTCCAGCCCCTGTCAGAGTCCATGTCTCCCCCCGCCCAGTCCAGTGGGAAGGAGCGCAGTCTCAGGAAGAGAATCAGCAG ATTGTTCAGTACGAGTGACTGGGAGACCAGCAGTGCCAACTCCAACACGTCCCAGTCTGAGGACAGAGTCAGCGAGACCAGCATGCCAGACTCTCCTGACAGCCTCATGCCTGAGAAG ATGTCagcctcctcttcctcctcgtCGCTGACGTCCCTGGAGATGTCGACCTCCCCATACAAGGCGTATGATTCGTCTAGTAACTGCGTCATCCGCGTCAGTCTGAGCGGGGAGTCCGACAACATATACAAGAGTGTGCTG CTGACCCACCAGGACCACACACCCGGGGTGATCAAGAGCCTGATGACCAAGTTTAACCTGGAGGCTGCGGAGGCTGAGGAATACAAGCTCGTCCAGAAGCTGCCTGATGGAG AATTGCAGATTCCAGACCATGGCAACTGTTTCTACGCCATCAACCAGTCTGTAGAGCCCAACTTCATCCTGAGGAAGAAGTCAGAAGAGGGCGAGTTGCACAGAAAGTCCAAGAAGCGCACAACCTTGAGAAAACTCATGGAGGTCGTGACAACTCAGTCTTAG
- the LOC136441448 gene encoding ral guanine nucleotide dissociation stimulator-like 1 isoform X6, with amino-acid sequence MNFFSRHSESRGENSREWGEEKEDGVIYTVSLKKVRHQTTSTSLQKLTHGENWFQPLQWETMKLRTLKAGTVERLVENLAPEDVEDQDTNSMHLNVFLATYRAFTTADQVLDILFRRYKEYKECRRRGENGKDSRHDVCRIIQSVLCIWMDIYQDDFDDPPAYRLLHRVLEFAESHMSDGELARHTRHKLDRLRRNEALKGQQKISVPNGHHLTGSEDVLFIENSDSERPLELDTISVQTMADQLTYMDAELFKKVVPHHCLGSVWSRRDKKCKSTTDAPTVKATIAQFNAVSFLVIATILRNTSISTEDRVRIIEKWVDIAQECRILKNFSSLKAIISGLQSNPIYRLSETWAAVSKEKSDEYEELCTIFSEENNQMTWREILVKEGTAKYADTSKSQLKHVRKENMQKIQAQRLSGVMQGTVPYLGTFLTDLMMLDTAMPDTVDTNLINFEKKKKEFEVLAQIQLLQKTAQNYNIMPEPRFKAWFDSVEHLRYEESYRLSCEVQPLSESMSPPAQSSGKERSLRKRISRLFSTSDWETSSANSNTSQSEDRVSETSMPDSPDSLMPEKMSASSSSSSLTSLEMSTSPYKAYDSSSNCVIRVSLSGESDNIYKSVLLTHQDHTPGVIKSLMTKFNLEAAEAEEYKLVQKLPDGELQIPDHGNCFYAINQSVEPNFILRKKSEEGELHRKSKKRTTLRKLMEVVTTQS; translated from the exons gGGGAGAACAGTCGAGAGTGGGGGGAGGAGAAAGAGGATGGAGTCATCTACACAGTCAGTCTCAAGAAGGTTCGACACCAGACAACTAGCACTTCTCTACAG AAACTAACTCACGGGGAAAATTGGTTTCAACCTCTACAGTGGGAGACGATGAAGCTGCGGACGCTGAAGGCGGGGACCGTGGAGAGGCTGGTGGAGAACCTGGCACCGGAAGACGTGGAGGACCAAGACACAAACTCCATGCACCTCAACGTCTTCTTGGCTACTTACCGAGCCTTCACCACAGCAGACCAAGTCTTAGATATTCTCTTTAGAAG ATATAAAGAATACAAGGAATGTAGAAGAAGAGGGGAAAATGGAAAAGACAGCAGACACGATGTTTGTAG AATAATCCAGTCAGTGCTGTGTATCTGGATGGACATCTACCAGGACGACTTTGACGACCCGCCGGCGTACCGGCTGCTGCACCGCGTGCTGGAGTTTGCCGAGTCGCACATGTCAGACGGGGAGCTGGCACGACACACGAGACACAAGCTGGACAGACTCCGCAGGAACGAGGCTCTCAAGGGGCAGCAGAAAATATCAg TACCAAACGGTCACCACTTGACCGGTAGTGAGGATGTGTTGTTCATCGAGAACTCAGACTCAGAACGGCCGCTAGAATTGGACACCATCTCTGTGCAGACCATGGCAGACCAACTCACGTACATGGATGCG GAGTTGTTTAAGAAAGTCGTGCCTCATCACTGCCTGGGCTCCGTCTGGTCGCGGCGAGACAAGAAGTGCAAGAGTACAACAGACGCGCCCACGGTCAAGGCGACCATCGCTCAGTTCAACGCTGTTTCCTTCCTTGTGATCGCCACCATCTTAAGAAACACTAGCATCTCTACAGAAGACAGAGTTAGGATCATCGAGAAGTGGGTAGACATAGCACAG GAGTGTAGAATTCTGAAGAACTTCTCTTCTCTCAAAGCCATCATCTCTGGTCTGCAGTCTAACCCCATCTACAGACTGTCAGAGACGTGGGCAGCAGTGTCAAA GGAGAAGTCAGATGAGTACGAGGAACTATGCACCATTTTCTCAGAAGAAAATAACCAGATGACGTGGAGAGAGATCCTTGTTAAG gAGGGGACAGCTAAGTATGCAGACACCAGTAAGAGCCAGCTGAAACATGTCAGAAAAGAGAACATGCAGAAAATACAGGCACAGAGATTATCG GGTGTGATGCAGGGCACAGTGCCATATTTGGGGACGTTCCTGACAGACCTCATGATGTTAGACACAGCCATGCCAGACACAGTCGACACAAACCTCATCAACtttgagaagaagaaaaag GAGTTTGAAGTGTTGGCCCAGATCCAGCTCCTACAGAAGACGGCACAGAACTACAACATCATGCCTGAGCCCAGGTTCAAGGCCTGGTTCGACAGTGTGGAGCATCTTAGATATGAGGAGAG TTACCGGTTGTCGTGTGAGGTCCAGCCCCTGTCAGAGTCCATGTCTCCCCCCGCCCAGTCCAGTGGGAAGGAGCGCAGTCTCAGGAAGAGAATCAGCAG ATTGTTCAGTACGAGTGACTGGGAGACCAGCAGTGCCAACTCCAACACGTCCCAGTCTGAGGACAGAGTCAGCGAGACCAGCATGCCAGACTCTCCTGACAGCCTCATGCCTGAGAAG ATGTCagcctcctcttcctcctcgtCGCTGACGTCCCTGGAGATGTCGACCTCCCCATACAAGGCGTATGATTCGTCTAGTAACTGCGTCATCCGCGTCAGTCTGAGCGGGGAGTCCGACAACATATACAAGAGTGTGCTG CTGACCCACCAGGACCACACACCCGGGGTGATCAAGAGCCTGATGACCAAGTTTAACCTGGAGGCTGCGGAGGCTGAGGAATACAAGCTCGTCCAGAAGCTGCCTGATGGAG AATTGCAGATTCCAGACCATGGCAACTGTTTCTACGCCATCAACCAGTCTGTAGAGCCCAACTTCATCCTGAGGAAGAAGTCAGAAGAGGGCGAGTTGCACAGAAAGTCCAAGAAGCGCACAACCTTGAGAAAACTCATGGAGGTCGTGACAACTCAGTCTTAG
- the LOC136441448 gene encoding ral guanine nucleotide dissociation stimulator-like 1 isoform X5, whose product MPSSFKGENSREWGEEKEDGVIYTVSLKKVRHQTTSTSLQSDTEDIKKLTHGENWFQPLQWETMKLRTLKAGTVERLVENLAPEDVEDQDTNSMHLNVFLATYRAFTTADQVLDILFRRYKEYKECRRRGENGKDSRHDVCRIIQSVLCIWMDIYQDDFDDPPAYRLLHRVLEFAESHMSDGELARHTRHKLDRLRRNEALKGQQKISVPNGHHLTGSEDVLFIENSDSERPLELDTISVQTMADQLTYMDAELFKKVVPHHCLGSVWSRRDKKCKSTTDAPTVKATIAQFNAVSFLVIATILRNTSISTEDRVRIIEKWVDIAQECRILKNFSSLKAIISGLQSNPIYRLSETWAAVSKEKSDEYEELCTIFSEENNQMTWREILVKEGTAKYADTSKSQLKHVRKENMQKIQAQRLSGVMQGTVPYLGTFLTDLMMLDTAMPDTVDTNLINFEKKKKEFEVLAQIQLLQKTAQNYNIMPEPRFKAWFDSVEHLRYEESYRLSCEVQPLSESMSPPAQSSGKERSLRKRISRLFSTSDWETSSANSNTSQSEDRVSETSMPDSPDSLMPEKMSASSSSSSLTSLEMSTSPYKAYDSSSNCVIRVSLSGESDNIYKSVLLTHQDHTPGVIKSLMTKFNLEAAEAEEYKLVQKLPDGELQIPDHGNCFYAINQSVEPNFILRKKSEEGELHRKSKKRTTLRKLMEVVTTQS is encoded by the exons ATGCCATCTTCATTTAAG gGGGAGAACAGTCGAGAGTGGGGGGAGGAGAAAGAGGATGGAGTCATCTACACAGTCAGTCTCAAGAAGGTTCGACACCAGACAACTAGCACTTCTCTACAG TCTGACACTGAGGATATAAAG AAACTAACTCACGGGGAAAATTGGTTTCAACCTCTACAGTGGGAGACGATGAAGCTGCGGACGCTGAAGGCGGGGACCGTGGAGAGGCTGGTGGAGAACCTGGCACCGGAAGACGTGGAGGACCAAGACACAAACTCCATGCACCTCAACGTCTTCTTGGCTACTTACCGAGCCTTCACCACAGCAGACCAAGTCTTAGATATTCTCTTTAGAAG ATATAAAGAATACAAGGAATGTAGAAGAAGAGGGGAAAATGGAAAAGACAGCAGACACGATGTTTGTAG AATAATCCAGTCAGTGCTGTGTATCTGGATGGACATCTACCAGGACGACTTTGACGACCCGCCGGCGTACCGGCTGCTGCACCGCGTGCTGGAGTTTGCCGAGTCGCACATGTCAGACGGGGAGCTGGCACGACACACGAGACACAAGCTGGACAGACTCCGCAGGAACGAGGCTCTCAAGGGGCAGCAGAAAATATCAg TACCAAACGGTCACCACTTGACCGGTAGTGAGGATGTGTTGTTCATCGAGAACTCAGACTCAGAACGGCCGCTAGAATTGGACACCATCTCTGTGCAGACCATGGCAGACCAACTCACGTACATGGATGCG GAGTTGTTTAAGAAAGTCGTGCCTCATCACTGCCTGGGCTCCGTCTGGTCGCGGCGAGACAAGAAGTGCAAGAGTACAACAGACGCGCCCACGGTCAAGGCGACCATCGCTCAGTTCAACGCTGTTTCCTTCCTTGTGATCGCCACCATCTTAAGAAACACTAGCATCTCTACAGAAGACAGAGTTAGGATCATCGAGAAGTGGGTAGACATAGCACAG GAGTGTAGAATTCTGAAGAACTTCTCTTCTCTCAAAGCCATCATCTCTGGTCTGCAGTCTAACCCCATCTACAGACTGTCAGAGACGTGGGCAGCAGTGTCAAA GGAGAAGTCAGATGAGTACGAGGAACTATGCACCATTTTCTCAGAAGAAAATAACCAGATGACGTGGAGAGAGATCCTTGTTAAG gAGGGGACAGCTAAGTATGCAGACACCAGTAAGAGCCAGCTGAAACATGTCAGAAAAGAGAACATGCAGAAAATACAGGCACAGAGATTATCG GGTGTGATGCAGGGCACAGTGCCATATTTGGGGACGTTCCTGACAGACCTCATGATGTTAGACACAGCCATGCCAGACACAGTCGACACAAACCTCATCAACtttgagaagaagaaaaag GAGTTTGAAGTGTTGGCCCAGATCCAGCTCCTACAGAAGACGGCACAGAACTACAACATCATGCCTGAGCCCAGGTTCAAGGCCTGGTTCGACAGTGTGGAGCATCTTAGATATGAGGAGAG TTACCGGTTGTCGTGTGAGGTCCAGCCCCTGTCAGAGTCCATGTCTCCCCCCGCCCAGTCCAGTGGGAAGGAGCGCAGTCTCAGGAAGAGAATCAGCAG ATTGTTCAGTACGAGTGACTGGGAGACCAGCAGTGCCAACTCCAACACGTCCCAGTCTGAGGACAGAGTCAGCGAGACCAGCATGCCAGACTCTCCTGACAGCCTCATGCCTGAGAAG ATGTCagcctcctcttcctcctcgtCGCTGACGTCCCTGGAGATGTCGACCTCCCCATACAAGGCGTATGATTCGTCTAGTAACTGCGTCATCCGCGTCAGTCTGAGCGGGGAGTCCGACAACATATACAAGAGTGTGCTG CTGACCCACCAGGACCACACACCCGGGGTGATCAAGAGCCTGATGACCAAGTTTAACCTGGAGGCTGCGGAGGCTGAGGAATACAAGCTCGTCCAGAAGCTGCCTGATGGAG AATTGCAGATTCCAGACCATGGCAACTGTTTCTACGCCATCAACCAGTCTGTAGAGCCCAACTTCATCCTGAGGAAGAAGTCAGAAGAGGGCGAGTTGCACAGAAAGTCCAAGAAGCGCACAACCTTGAGAAAACTCATGGAGGTCGTGACAACTCAGTCTTAG
- the LOC136441448 gene encoding ral guanine nucleotide dissociation stimulator-like 1 isoform X4, translating to MKTPRSRESFDKIGENSREWGEEKEDGVIYTVSLKKVRHQTTSTSLQKLTHGENWFQPLQWETMKLRTLKAGTVERLVENLAPEDVEDQDTNSMHLNVFLATYRAFTTADQVLDILFRRYKEYKECRRRGENGKDSRHDVCRIIQSVLCIWMDIYQDDFDDPPAYRLLHRVLEFAESHMSDGELARHTRHKLDRLRRNEALKGQQKISVPNGHHLTGSEDVLFIENSDSERPLELDTISVQTMADQLTYMDAELFKKVVPHHCLGSVWSRRDKKCKSTTDAPTVKATIAQFNAVSFLVIATILRNTSISTEDRVRIIEKWVDIAQECRILKNFSSLKAIISGLQSNPIYRLSETWAAVSKEKSDEYEELCTIFSEENNQMTWREILVKEGTAKYADTSKSQLKHVRKENMQKIQAQRLSGVMQGTVPYLGTFLTDLMMLDTAMPDTVDTNLINFEKKKKEFEVLAQIQLLQKTAQNYNIMPEPRFKAWFDSVEHLRYEESYRLSCEVQPLSESMSPPAQSSGKERSLRKRISRLFSTSDWETSSANSNTSQSEDRVSETSMPDSPDSLMPEKMSASSSSSSLTSLEMSTSPYKAYDSSSNCVIRVSLSGESDNIYKSVLLTHQDHTPGVIKSLMTKFNLEAAEAEEYKLVQKLPDGELQIPDHGNCFYAINQSVEPNFILRKKSEEGELHRKSKKRTTLRKLMEVVTTQS from the exons gGGGAGAACAGTCGAGAGTGGGGGGAGGAGAAAGAGGATGGAGTCATCTACACAGTCAGTCTCAAGAAGGTTCGACACCAGACAACTAGCACTTCTCTACAG AAACTAACTCACGGGGAAAATTGGTTTCAACCTCTACAGTGGGAGACGATGAAGCTGCGGACGCTGAAGGCGGGGACCGTGGAGAGGCTGGTGGAGAACCTGGCACCGGAAGACGTGGAGGACCAAGACACAAACTCCATGCACCTCAACGTCTTCTTGGCTACTTACCGAGCCTTCACCACAGCAGACCAAGTCTTAGATATTCTCTTTAGAAG ATATAAAGAATACAAGGAATGTAGAAGAAGAGGGGAAAATGGAAAAGACAGCAGACACGATGTTTGTAG AATAATCCAGTCAGTGCTGTGTATCTGGATGGACATCTACCAGGACGACTTTGACGACCCGCCGGCGTACCGGCTGCTGCACCGCGTGCTGGAGTTTGCCGAGTCGCACATGTCAGACGGGGAGCTGGCACGACACACGAGACACAAGCTGGACAGACTCCGCAGGAACGAGGCTCTCAAGGGGCAGCAGAAAATATCAg TACCAAACGGTCACCACTTGACCGGTAGTGAGGATGTGTTGTTCATCGAGAACTCAGACTCAGAACGGCCGCTAGAATTGGACACCATCTCTGTGCAGACCATGGCAGACCAACTCACGTACATGGATGCG GAGTTGTTTAAGAAAGTCGTGCCTCATCACTGCCTGGGCTCCGTCTGGTCGCGGCGAGACAAGAAGTGCAAGAGTACAACAGACGCGCCCACGGTCAAGGCGACCATCGCTCAGTTCAACGCTGTTTCCTTCCTTGTGATCGCCACCATCTTAAGAAACACTAGCATCTCTACAGAAGACAGAGTTAGGATCATCGAGAAGTGGGTAGACATAGCACAG GAGTGTAGAATTCTGAAGAACTTCTCTTCTCTCAAAGCCATCATCTCTGGTCTGCAGTCTAACCCCATCTACAGACTGTCAGAGACGTGGGCAGCAGTGTCAAA GGAGAAGTCAGATGAGTACGAGGAACTATGCACCATTTTCTCAGAAGAAAATAACCAGATGACGTGGAGAGAGATCCTTGTTAAG gAGGGGACAGCTAAGTATGCAGACACCAGTAAGAGCCAGCTGAAACATGTCAGAAAAGAGAACATGCAGAAAATACAGGCACAGAGATTATCG GGTGTGATGCAGGGCACAGTGCCATATTTGGGGACGTTCCTGACAGACCTCATGATGTTAGACACAGCCATGCCAGACACAGTCGACACAAACCTCATCAACtttgagaagaagaaaaag GAGTTTGAAGTGTTGGCCCAGATCCAGCTCCTACAGAAGACGGCACAGAACTACAACATCATGCCTGAGCCCAGGTTCAAGGCCTGGTTCGACAGTGTGGAGCATCTTAGATATGAGGAGAG TTACCGGTTGTCGTGTGAGGTCCAGCCCCTGTCAGAGTCCATGTCTCCCCCCGCCCAGTCCAGTGGGAAGGAGCGCAGTCTCAGGAAGAGAATCAGCAG ATTGTTCAGTACGAGTGACTGGGAGACCAGCAGTGCCAACTCCAACACGTCCCAGTCTGAGGACAGAGTCAGCGAGACCAGCATGCCAGACTCTCCTGACAGCCTCATGCCTGAGAAG ATGTCagcctcctcttcctcctcgtCGCTGACGTCCCTGGAGATGTCGACCTCCCCATACAAGGCGTATGATTCGTCTAGTAACTGCGTCATCCGCGTCAGTCTGAGCGGGGAGTCCGACAACATATACAAGAGTGTGCTG CTGACCCACCAGGACCACACACCCGGGGTGATCAAGAGCCTGATGACCAAGTTTAACCTGGAGGCTGCGGAGGCTGAGGAATACAAGCTCGTCCAGAAGCTGCCTGATGGAG AATTGCAGATTCCAGACCATGGCAACTGTTTCTACGCCATCAACCAGTCTGTAGAGCCCAACTTCATCCTGAGGAAGAAGTCAGAAGAGGGCGAGTTGCACAGAAAGTCCAAGAAGCGCACAACCTTGAGAAAACTCATGGAGGTCGTGACAACTCAGTCTTAG